The Anopheles coluzzii chromosome 2, AcolN3, whole genome shotgun sequence genome window below encodes:
- the LOC120949226 gene encoding acetyl-coenzyme A synthetase, which translates to MPSEPEKIFNPHPDVASKAYINSMQQYREFYQQSLENPGQFWANVAKQFHWETPYDPKNFFSYNFDISKGPIYVKWMEGASTNICYNLLDRNVKNGLGDTVAYYWEGNHPDDYSRLTYRKLLEEVCRFANVLKSHGVQKGDRVSIYMPMTMELPVAMLACARIGAVHSIVFAGFSSDSLAERMHDCQAKVLITADGAWRGEKILHLKDICDTAMDKAEELGHHVQTCIVVSHINRVTPGKEDWDGSFDTPWRDGRDFWWHQEMEDAEPACYPEWMSAEDPLFMLYTSGSTGKPKGVLHTTAGYLLYAATTFKIVFDYKPNDIYWCTADIGWITGHTYVLYGPLANGATSVMFEGTPFFPDTDRYWEIIDKYKVSQFYTAPTAIRSLMKFGDEPVLKHDLSSLRVLGSVGEPINPEAWLWYYRVIGKERCSIVDTFWQTETGGHVITPLPGATPMKPGSASFPFFGVKPTLLDESGTEITGEGEGYLVFSQPWPGMMRTLFNNHPRYESTYFSKFNGYYCTGDGARRDADGYFWVTGRVDDMLNVSGHLMSTSEVESVLTEHPRVSEAAVVSRPHPVKGECLYCFITPNQNEAFDKTLISELKVLVRERIGPFAQPDVIQHAPGLPKTRSGKIMRRVLRKVAVNDRDVGDTSTLADEAIIEQLFANRPAH; encoded by the exons ATGCCGTCGGAGCCGGAGAAGATTTTCAACCCCCATCCGGATGTCGCCAGCAAGGCGTACATCAACAGCATGCAGCAGTACCGCGAGTTTTACCAGCAGTCGCTCGAGAATCCGGGCCAGTTCTGGGCCAATGTGGCCAAGCAGTTCCACTGGGAGACGCCGTACGATCCGAAGAACTTCTTCTCGTACAACTTCGACATCTCGAAGGGTCCCATCTACGTAAAGTGGATGGAGGGTGCCTCGACCAACATTTGCTACAACTTGCTGGATCGCAACGTGAAGAACGGGCTCGGCGATACCGTCGCTTACTACTG GGAAGGCAATCATCCCGATGACTACAGCCGGCTAACGTACAGGAAGCTGCTCGAGGAGGTATGCCGGTTCGCGAACGTGCTAAAGAGCCACGGCGTTCAGAAGGGTGACCGGGTGTCGATCTACATGCCCATGACCATGGAGCTGCCGGTTGCAATGCTGGCCTGTGCACGCATCGGTGCCGTTCACTCGATTGTG TTTGCCGGTTTCTCGTCCGATTCGCTCGCCGAGCGCATGCACGACTGCCAGGCGAAGGTGCTGATCACGGCCGACGGTGCCTGGCGGGGCGAGAAGATCCTGCACCTGAAGGACATCTGTGATACCGCGATGGACAAGGCGGAAGAGCTCGGCCACCACGTGCAGACGTGCATTGTCGTGTCGCACATTAACCGGGTCACGCCGGGCAAGGAGGACTGGGACGGTTCGTTTGAT ACCCCATGGAGAGATGGACGCGACTTTTGGTGGCACCAGGAGATGGAGGACGCCGAACCGGCCTGCTACCCGGAGTGGATGTCGGCCGAGGACCCACTGTTTATGCTGTACACTAGCGGCTCGACCGGCAAACCGAAGGGTGTGCTGCATACGACCGCCGGCTACCTGCTATACGCGGCCACGACCTTCAAGATCGTGTTCGACTACAAGCCGAACGATATCTACTGGTGCACGGCCGACATCGGTTGGATTACGGGCCACACGTACGTGCTGTACGGTCCGCTCGCTAACGGTGCCACCTCGGTCATGTTCGAGGGCACACCGTTCTTCCCGGACACGGACCGGTACTGGGAGATCATCGACAAGTACAAGGTGTCGCAGTTTTATACCGCACCGACCGCGATCCGGTCGCTGATGAAGTTTGGCGACGAGCCGGTGCTGAAGCATGATCTATCGAGTCTTAG AGTTCTTGGAAGTGTCGGTGAGCCGATCAATCCGGAAGCGTGGCTTTGGTACTATCGCGTGATCGGCAAGGAGCGCTGTTCGATCGTGGACACCTTCTGGCAGACGGAGACGGGCGGACACGTGATTACACCCCTGCCGGGCGCTACACCGATGAAGCCTGGCTCTGCA TCATTCCCGTTCTTTGGCGTGAAACCGACGCTGCTGGACGAAAGCGGTACGGAAATTACGGGCGAAGGTGAAGGCTATCTCGTCTTTTCCCAGCCCTGGCCGGGTATGATGCGCACGCTGTTCAACAACCATCCGCGCTACGAATCGACGTACTTTTCCAAGTTCAATGGATACTACTGTACGGGTGATG GCGCACGTCGCGATGCGGACGGCTACTTCTGGGTGACGGGGCGCGTCGACGACATGCTGAACGTGTCGGGCCATCTGATGTCCACGTCGGAGGTCGAGTCGGTGCTGACCGAGCATCCGCGCGTCTCGGAAGCGGCCGTCGTATCCCGACCTCACCCGGTCAAGGGCGAATGTTTGTACTGCTTCATCACGCCCAACCAGAACGAAGCGTTCGACAAAACGCTCATCAGCGAGCTGAAGGTGCTGGTGCGGGAGCGCATCGGTCCGTTCGCGCAGCCGGACGTGATCCAGCATGCGCCCGGGCTGCCGAAAACGCGCTCCGGCAAGATTATGCGACGAGTGCTGCGCAAGGTGGCCGTCAACGATCGGGATGTGGGCGATACGTCCACGCTGGCGGACGAGGCCATCATCGAGCAGCTGTTTGCGAACCGGCCGGCCCACTAA
- the LOC120952926 gene encoding inositol monophosphatase 1 — translation MALNLDECYEHVLGLVETAGSLIASRNSQRKRVVEKSSNIDLLTETDQQVERMLMEGITAKYPDHKFIGEEETSEGKKAELTDAPTWIIDPVDGTMNFVHSFPHSCISIALLVGKVTEIAIIYNPIVGQKFTAQRGKGAFLNGTPIRVSGETAFERALATTEFGTSREEDKTRVVLENIGKLVRQIHGLRSLGSAALNMAMVALGGADFNYEFGIHAWDIAAGDLLVREAGGVCLDPAGGPLDLMSRRVLCASTQELADKVVQTLTQYYPEPRD, via the exons ATGGCTCTCAACCTGGACGAATGTTACGAGCATGTTCTCGGGCTGGTGGAAACTGCTGGAAGT CTAATCGCTTCCCGCAACTCCCAGCGGAAGCGCGTGGTCGAAAAATCGAGCAATATTGATCTGCTGACCGAAACGGACCAACAAGTGGAGCGTATGCTGATGGAAGGAATTACGGCCAAATATCCGGACCATAA GTTTATCGGTGAGGAGGAAACGAGCGAAGGGAAGAAGGCCGAACTGACCGACGCACCGACCTGGATTATCGACCCGGTCGACGGAACGATGAACTTCGTGCACAGCTTCCCGCACTCCTGCATTTCGATCGCACTGCTCGTCGGCAAGGTGACGGAAATTGCCATCATCTACAACCCGATCGTGGGGCAGAAGTTTACCGCACAGCGGGGCAAGGGCGCCTTTCTGAACGGCACCCCGATACGCGTGTCGGGCGAGACGGCGTTCGAGCGTGCCCTCGCGACGACCGAGTTCGGCACGTCCCGGGAGGAGGACAAGACGCGCGTCGTGCTCGAGAACATCGGCAAGCTGGTGCGACAGATTCATGG ACTACGCAGTCTTGGTTCTGCGGCGCTCAACATGGCAATGGTGGCGCTCGGCGGGGCAGACTTTAACTACGAGTTTGGCATTCACGCGTGGGACATTGCGGCCGGGGATTTGCTCGTGCGGGAAGCGGGCGGTGTCTGTCTGGATCCGGCCGGTGGTCCACTGGATCTGATGTCCCGGCGAGTACTGTGCGCTAGCACGCAGGAACTTGCCGATAAGGTGGTGCAGACACTGACGCAGTACTATCCCGAGCCGAGGGATTAA